From a single Miscanthus floridulus cultivar M001 chromosome 8, ASM1932011v1, whole genome shotgun sequence genomic region:
- the LOC136474908 gene encoding uncharacterized protein, protein MGKAGRVEVEQAFPNSAPATRSSRCRCGAVVEKVVNGKCVSVLFLAVSGFLSAFFLLLHLRASGDIPDDPGILAEIEAGFILSVPHSQVASQAGMLEKEIYSQIGVPNSTVSVSMRPYIYTDTTYVKFGVLPDPRNTSMSTKSINALRASLIKLTLHQLNLSLTPSVFGDTFCLEILGFPGGITVLLPRNASHADSRQPLFNITLNSTIHEIRGFLEEMKTELGSTLEQTPDEELYVELTNMNGSTVAAPVTVQVSISSIDHIIYPGTYRLKQLAKIITEWSARNLGLDTSIFGKIMDLTLSPLLQTFVPPCAPSLSPTSMPSLFWPPISEHPKTYPYGEISCPPLVKIQNETTQHRRLMHVSSKTISPQLSTWFHRKYTSEDKKNSIAVATTTFTAPASKPK, encoded by the exons ATGGGCAAGGCCGGTCGCGTTGAGGTTGAGCAGGCCTTCCCCAACTCTGCGCCGGCGACCAGGTCCAGCCGCTGCCGGTGTGGCGCAGTCGTTGAAAAGGTGGTCAACGGGAAGTGCGTCTCTGTGCTGTTCTTGGCAGTCAGCGGATTCCTCTCGGCCTTCTTCCTGCTGCTTCATCTCCGAGCATCAGGAGACATCCCTGATGATCCTGGCATACTCGCCG AAATCGAGGCAGGCTTCATTTTGTCAGTACCACACTCACAGGTAGCTTCACAAGCTGGAATGCTCGAAAAAGAGATATATAGCCAAATAGGTGTCCCCAATAGTACG GTTTCAGTTTCTATGCGGCCATACATATATACAGATACCACTTATGTGAAGTTTGGTGTTCTTCCAGACCCAAGAAATACCTCCATGAGCACAAAATCCATCAATGCATTGAGAGCATCTTTGATAAAACTTACACTACACCAGCTGAATTTATCTTTGACACCATCTGTTTTTGGAGACACATTTTGCTTGGAGATTCTAGGGTTCCCAGGAGGGATTACGGTATTGCTTCCACGTAATGCTTCACATGCTGACTCAAGACAACCTCTCTTCAACATCACGCTCAACTCAACCATACATGAAATAAGGGGATTTCTTGAGGAGATGAAGACTGAGCTTGGATCCACATTGGAGCAAACACCAGATGAG GAATTATATGTCGAGTTAACAAATATGAATGGTTCAACAGTTGCAGCACCAGTTACAGTTCAAGTTTCCATTTCCTCCATTGACCACATCATTTATCCAGGAACTTATAGGCTGAAACAGCTAGCCAAAATCATCACAGAATGGAGTGCAAGGAACCTTGGCCTAGATACCTCAATTTTTGGCAAAATTATGGATTTGACGTTGTCTCCACTCCTACAAACCTTCGTTCCACCCTGTGCTCCTAGCTTGTCTCCAACATCAATGCCATCCCTGTTCTGGCCTCCAATATCAGAGCACCCAAAAACCTATCCTTACGGGGAAATTTCATGTCCTCCTTTGGTTAAAATTCAAAATGAAACCACTCAACATCGCAGATTAATGCATGTATCATCCAAGACTATTTCTCCACAATTGTCAACCTGGTTTCATAGGAAGTACACATCCGAGGACAAGAAAAACAGTATTGCAGTGGCAACAACAACATTCACTGCACCAGCATCCAAACCAAAATGA
- the LOC136474909 gene encoding uncharacterized protein isoform X2, with the protein MAAALAVLPRAASCLAPRVRQPPFRALCAAAAAGEASKRRLVLYTKPGCCLCDGLKEKLHAASLLAGTPYSLASLELQERDITTNPEWERLYQYEIPVLAKVLPDGTEEVLPRLSPRLSVELVQKKIYSAFDQ; encoded by the exons atggcggcggcgctggccgtGCTCCCCCGCGCCGCTTCCTGCCTCGCGCCTCGTGTCCGCCAGCCTCCCTTCCGCGCTCTCTGCGCCGCAGCTGCGGCCGGGGAGGCCTCGAAGCGGAGGCTGGTCCTGTACACCAAGCCGGGGTGCTGCCTCTGCGATGGACTCAAGGAGAAGCTCCACGCCGCGTCGCTGCTCGCTGGCACGCCCTACTCCCTCGCGTCCCTCGAGCTCCAG GAGAGGGACATCACGACGAATCCGGAGTGGGAGCGGCTCTACCAGTACGAGATCCCAGTGTTGGCCAAGGTGCTCCCCGACGGGACTGAG GAAGTACTTCCCAGATTATCGCCACGTCTAAGTGTTGAGCTCGTACAAAAGAAAATTTATTCTGCGTTTGATCAGTAA
- the LOC136474909 gene encoding uncharacterized protein isoform X1 gives MAAALAVLPRAASCLAPRVRQPPFRALCAAAAAGEASKRRLVLYTKPGCCLCDGLKEKLHAASLLAGTPYSLASLELQERDITTNPEWERLYQYEIPVLAKVLPDGTEEKHRNKEIFPCSKQALRSFSSILANSTLIRGAPP, from the exons atggcggcggcgctggccgtGCTCCCCCGCGCCGCTTCCTGCCTCGCGCCTCGTGTCCGCCAGCCTCCCTTCCGCGCTCTCTGCGCCGCAGCTGCGGCCGGGGAGGCCTCGAAGCGGAGGCTGGTCCTGTACACCAAGCCGGGGTGCTGCCTCTGCGATGGACTCAAGGAGAAGCTCCACGCCGCGTCGCTGCTCGCTGGCACGCCCTACTCCCTCGCGTCCCTCGAGCTCCAG GAGAGGGACATCACGACGAATCCGGAGTGGGAGCGGCTCTACCAGTACGAGATCCCAGTGTTGGCCAAGGTGCTCCCCGACGGGACTGAG gaaaaacacAGGAATAAGGAAATTTTCCcgtgttccaaacaggccctaagaagCTTTTCAAGCATTCTTGCAAATAGTACTTTGATTCGTGGTGCTCCTCCCTGA